From the Saccharomycodes ludwigii strain NBRC 1722 chromosome I, whole genome shotgun sequence genome, one window contains:
- the AIM11 gene encoding Aim11p (similar to Saccharomyces cerevisiae YER093C-A | AIM11 | Altered Inheritance rate of Mitochondria (paralog of YBL059W | putative protein of unknown function)): MSTLPQSCETPESIISLEKLSAFSDEYKSRRRQQMLRFFGASILTLITARLAFHNIKTRKYVPTLFQNNYKIPPFSYQKESLSALAYGTFFSVGGFGMLIFGGCWMANISTLPEFSYKLRCALLGEEGMRELYGREQTLKMNPMDKDTKEILDLIENAFDSSKKK; the protein is encoded by the coding sequence ATGAGTACATTACCACAAAGTTGTGAAACCCCAGAAAGCATCATTAGTTTGGAAAAACTATCAGCCTTTTCTGATGAGTATAAAAGTAGAAGAAGACAACAAATGCTAAGATTTTTTGGTGCTAGTATATTAACTTTGATCACCGCAAGACTTGCTTTCcacaatattaaaacacGTAAATATGTTCCAACCTTATTTCAaaacaattataaaattcCACCATTTTCATATCAAAAAGAATCACTATCCGCCTTAGCTTACGGTACTTTTTTCAGTGTTGGTGGATTTGGTATGCTCATATTTGGTGGATGCTGGATGGCCAACATTTCTACATTACCAGAATTTTCATATAAATTAAGATGCGCATTATTAGGTGAAGAAGGTATGAGAGAATTGTATGGCAGGGAGCAGACGTTGAAGATGAATCCAATGGACAAAGATACAAAGGAAATACTTGATCTTATAGAAAACGCCTTTGACTcctctaaaaaaaaatga
- the MET6 gene encoding 5-methyltetrahydropteroyltriglutamate-homocysteine S-methyltransferase (similar to Saccharomyces cerevisiae YER091C | MET6 | METhionine requiring): MVSSSVLGFPRIGAKRELKKATEAYWSGKKSVEELLKVGKEIRETNWKLQKEAGVDIIPSNDFSFYDQVLDASLLFNVIPDRYTKYDLSEIDLYFAMARGLQRQATETSKKVDVTALEMVKWFDSNYHYVRPTFSKSTEFKLTGAKPVDQYLEAKALGIETRPVLIGPVSFLYLGKADKDSLDLEPISLLDKLLPVYVELLKKLAAVGVKSVQIDEPILVLDLPEKIHGAFQKAYKYFSEQKDIPEIVVASYFGTVVPNLAAIKGLPVAGFHVDLVRAPEQLNDVAAILSDKQVLSVGVVNGRNIWKNDFAKSTKIVEAAIAKLGADRVIVATSSSLLHTPVDLDNESKLTEEVKDSFSFAKQKLYEVTVIAKKVSGKDVAAAYEANAKSIAGRANSTKINNQAVQKRTAAITNKLATRAAPFTERLKEQIPVFKLPLFPTTTIGSFPQTKEIRVTRNKFQKGAISAQQYEDFINKQIEEAIKIQEDIGLDVLVEGEASRSDMVFFFAEQLDGYQFTENGWVQSYGSRYVRAPIIYGDVSRPKPMTLRETVYAQSLTTKPVKGMLTGPVTMLRWSFPRDDLDQKTQANQISLALRDEVSDLEAAGIKVIQVDEPALREGLPLRAGAERDDYYEWAAKAFRISTSSVANKTQIHSHFCYSDLDPNHIKALDADVVSIEFSKKDDANYIAEFKNYPNHIGLGLFDIHSPRIPSTEEFIEKIGKILESYPAEKFWVNPDCGLKTRGWPETIASLTHMVEAAKYYREKYAEKK, from the coding sequence ATGGTCTCCTCATCTGTTTTAGGGTTCCCAAGAATCGGTGCCAAAAGAGAATTGAAGAAAGCTACTGAAGCCTACTGGAGTGGTAAAAAAAGTGTCGAAGAATTGTTAAAGGTTGGTAAAGAAATTAGAGAAACTAACTGGAAACTACAAAAGGAAGCTGGTGTTGATATCATTCCATCTAAcgatttttccttttacgATCAAGTCTTGGACGCCTCTTTGTTGTTCAATGTTATTCCTGACCGTTATACCAAATATGATCTATCCGAGATTGATTTGTACTTTGCTATGGCTAGAGGTTTACAAAGACAAGCAACTGAAACCTCTAAAAAGGTTGATGTTACTGCTTTGGAAATGGTTAAATGGTTTGACTCCAACTACCACTACGTCAGACCAACTTTCTCTAAATCTACCGAATTCAAATTAACTGGTGCTAAGCCAGTTGATCAATATTTAGAAGCTAAGGCATTGGGTATTGAAACCAGACCTGTTTTGATTGGTCCTGTTTCTTTCTTGTATTTAGGTAAGGCTGACAAGGACTCTTTAGACTTGGAACCTATCTCTTTGTTGGACAAGTTGTTGCCCGTTTATGTggaattattgaaaaagttAGCTGCAGTTGGTGTTAAGTCTGTTCAAATTGACGAACCTATTTTAGTTTTGGACTTGCCTGAAAAGATACACGGGGCTTTCCAAAAGGCTTACAAGTACTTTAGTGAACAAAAAGATATTCCAgaaattgttgttgcttCCTACTTTGGTACTGTTGTTCCAAACTTGGCCGCTATCAAAGGGTTACCTGTTGCTGGGTTCCACGTTGACTTAGTCAGAGCCCCAGAGCAATTGAACGATGTTGCTGCTATCTTGTCTGACAAACAAGTTTTGTCTGTTGGTGTTGTTAATGGTAGAAACATTTGGAAGAATGACTTTGCCAAGTCCACTAAAATTGTTGAGGCTGCCATTGCCAAATTAGGTGCTGACAGAGTCATTGTTGCTACCTCTTCTTCCTTGTTACATACTCCTGTTGATTTGGACAACGAATCTAAATTGACTGAAGAAGTTAAAGATTCATTTTCCTTTGccaaacaaaaattgtatGAAGTTACCGTTATTGCCAAGAAAGTTTCTGGTAAAGATGTTGCCGCTGCTTACGAAGCTAACGCTAAGTCTATTGCTGGCAGAGCAAACTCCACCAAAATCAACAACCAAGCCGTTCAAAAGAGAACTGCTGCTATTACCAATAAACTTGCAACCAGAGCTGCTCCTTTTACTGAGAGATTAAAGGAACAGATCCCTGTCTTTAAGTTACCATTGTTTCCAACTACCACAATTGGTTCCTTCCCTCAAACAAAGGAGATTAGAGTCACAAGAAACAAGTTTCAAAAGGGTGCTATTTCTGCTCAGCAATACGAAGATTTCATTAACAAGCAAATCGAAGAAGCTATTAAGATTCAAGAAGATATTGGTTTGGATGTCTTAGTTGAAGGTGAAGCATCTCGTTCTGATatggttttcttttttgctGAACAATTGGATGGTTATCAGTTTACTGAAAATGGTTGGGTCCAATCTTATGGTTCTAGATACGTTAGAGCACCAATTATTTATGGTGATGTTTCCAGACCAAAGCCTATGACCTTGCGTGAGACTGTTTATGCTCAAAGTTTGACCACAAAGCCTGTCAAGGGTATGTTAACCGGTCCAGTTACAATGTTGAGATGGTCTTTCCCAAGAGATGATTTGGATCAAAAGACTCAAGCTAACCAAATTAGTTTGGCTTTGAGAGATGAAGTTTCTGATTTAGAAGCTGCTGGTATCAAGGTTATTCAAGTTGATGAACCTGCTTTAAGAGAAGGTTTGCCATTGAGAGCCGGTGCTGAAAGGGATGACTATTACGAATGGGCTGCCAAGGCCTTTAGAATTTCCACTTCTAGTGTTGCCAACAAGACACAAATTCATTCTCATTTCTGTTATTCTGACTTGGATCCTAACCATATCAAGGCTTTGGATGCTGATGTCGTTTCCATTGAATTTTCTAAGAAAGATGATGCAAACTATATTGCTGAATTTAAGAATTATCCAAACCACATTGGTTTAggtttatttgatattcaCTCTCCTCGTATTCCATCCACAGAAGAGTTTATCGAGAAAATTGGTAAGATTTTGGAAAGTTATCCAGCCGAAAAGTTCTGGGTTAACCCAGATTGTGGTTTGAAGACTAGAGGCTGGCCAGAAACTATTGCATCTTTGACTCATATGGTCGAAGCTGCTAAGTACTACAGAGAAAAGTATGctgaaaagaaataa
- the SHP1 gene encoding protein phosphatase regulator SHP1 (similar to Saccharomyces cerevisiae YBL058W | SHP1 | Suppressor of High-copy PP1) yields MSDQNIQKFMELTSASANVAQDYLLESNDELDTAINSFFADRHDDKTYKREHEKEAKSGIAKPIQKQPSPISSGTNPRKKENTSKPKFKSFSELLRSNSNDGDDDPDNKRNTFAGGETSGLEVTDPNDSNFLIRDLLEKAKRGGELPSGSDDNDDNESQNSSHFTGKGYRLGSTIDVPSAVVEDFSHEPNNSAPRRVTREITFWKEGFQVGPDGPLYRYDDPANAFYLKELNQGRAPLKLLNVEFGQEVDVNVYKKLDESYKPPKRKLGGFQGQGQRLGSPVPGDSYESAAVEREDEEAATKQSHEQTNKKEEEPKKGDTSIQIRYANGKREILHCNSTDKVEFLYDYVKNSVNNDSTRIFTLNHTFPVKPIENMDYTIKEEGLCNATVVQRWVM; encoded by the coding sequence atgtCTGACCAGAATATCCAAAAATTTATGGAATTAACAAGTGCATCAGCCAATGTTGCACAAGATTATTTGTTAGAATCCAATGATGAATTAGATACCGCAAtcaattcattttttgcAGATCGCCATGACGATAAAACTTATAAAAGGGAGCATGAAAAAGAAGCTAAATCAGGAATTGCAAAACCAATACAAAAACAACCGTCACCAATCAGCAGCGGTACCAATCCCcgtaaaaaggaaaatacaAGCAAACCGAAATTTAAAAGCTTTTCTGAATTGCTAAGATCTAACAGTAATGATGGGGATGATGATCcagataataaaagaaatactTTTGCAGGGGGCGAAACCTCTGGTTTAGAAGTCACAGATCCTAACgattctaattttttgatcAGAGACTTGTTAGAAAAGGCAAAACGTGGTGGTGAGTTGCCATCTGGAAGTGACGATAACGATGACAATGAGTCACAAAACAGTTCTCATTTCACTGGTAAAGGTTATAGATTAGGGTCAACTATTGATGTCCCCAGTGCAGTTGTGGAAGATTTTTCTCATGAACCGAATAACTCTGCACCAAGAAGAGTCACTAGAGAAATTACGTTTTGGAAAGAAGGATTTCAAGTTGGACCCGATGGTCCATTATATAGGTATGATGATCCAGCCAatgctttttatttgaaagaATTGAATCAAGGCAGAGCCCCacttaaattattaaatgttGAATTTGGACAAGAAGTTGATGTTAATGTATATAAGAAACTGGATGAAAGCTATAAGCCTCCAAAGAGAAAACTAGGCGGGTTTCAAGGACAAGGCCAAAGGTTGGGCTCGCCCGTTCCAGGCGATAGCTATGAATCTGCAGCAGTAGAAAGGGAAGATGAGGAAGCTGCCACCAAGCAAAGTCAtgaacaaacaaacaaaaaggaagaagagCCTAAGAAGGGAGATACGAGCATCCAAATTAGATATGCCAATGGtaaaagagaaattttACATTGTAATTCCACAGATAAAGTTGAGTTTTTGTATGATTATGTGAAAAACAGCGTGAATAATGATAGTACTCGTATATTTACTTTAAACCATACATTCCCGGTTAAACCCATTGAAAATATGGATTATACAATTAAAGAAGAAGGCTTATGCAATGCCACTGTGGTACAGAGATGGGTTATGTAA
- the PTH2 gene encoding aminoacyl-tRNA hydrolase (similar to Saccharomyces cerevisiae YBL057C | PTH2 | Peptidyl-Trna Hydrolase): MNFLTVPSPTTLILVLSAFAIGYNFGEQNKVEPSFKDKSQNKDSKKKDSNKKLVKNKFPKAGEHNSYSENEDEDEDENEDEDEDEDEIEIDSSSLNDISGEVRMALVIRQDLQMTKGKIAAQCCHAALACYRLIATDPKKESYNLPLVNRWLHGGQAKITLKCPNKEDMDLMFAQAISMGVNAYVVHDAGRTQIAAGSATVLGLGPAPKAVLDKITGNLKLY; the protein is encoded by the coding sequence ATGAATTTTCTTACTGTGCCTTCTCCAACAACCCttatattagtattatccGCATTTGCTATAGGTTACAATTTTGGTGAACAAAACAAAGTTGAACCCTCTTTTAAGGATAAAAGCCAGAATAAagattccaaaaaaaaagattccAACAAAAAGCTtgtcaaaaataaattcccAAAAGCAGGAGAGCATAACTCATACTCTGAGAATGAAGATGAGGACGAAGATGAGAATGAAGATGAGGACGAAGATGAGGACGAAATCGAAATTGACTCTTCCTctttaaatgatatttcAGGTGAAGTGCGTATGGCATTAGTAATTAGACAAGATTTGCAAATGACAAAAGGAAAGATTGCAGCCCAGTGTTGTCACGCTGCATTAGCATGTTATAGATTGATAGCGACAgatccaaaaaaagaatcatACAATTTGCCACTAGTTAACAGATGGTTACATGGCGGCCAAGCCAAAATTACTTTAAAATGTCCTAATAAAGAAGATATGGATCTAATGTTTGCTCAAGCTATTTCTATGGGCGTCAATGCCTATGTTGTTCATGACGCCGGAAGAACTCAAATCGCAGCTGGTAGTGCTACTGTTTTAGGCCTAGGACCAGCTCCTAAAGCCGTGttagataaaataacaggtaatttgaaattatacTAA
- the TRP2 gene encoding anthranilate synthase TRP2 (similar to Saccharomyces cerevisiae YER090W | TRP2 | TRyPtophan), whose product MKLDIQPSLASLKDYIKENDPAQHVNMYPIYAYVPAAAAEIASPHIAYLKLCKLNDPKRSPSFLLESAAGNQLGRYSFIGYNPKKCIKTGPNTENGEVDPLILLQQEMSKYKLAENVPGLPVLSGGCIGYISYDCIKYFEPTTRNDDLKDVLHLPESILMLFDTIIAFDNVFQRFQIIHNIDISSTDNLASVYEESCKIIQSLANQLLAPDNEHSYEPIQGPIKLDQTFTSNIGQEGYENHVAQLKGHIKKGDIIQAVPSQRVARPTSLHPFNIYRQLRTVNPSPYMFYIDYLDFQVIGASPELLCKSDSKNKVITHPIAGTIKRGRTTEEDDLLAAELSSSLKDRAEHIMLVDLARNDINRVCNPLSTSVDKLLTVQKFSHVQHLVSVVSGTLREDKTRFDAFRSIFPAGTVSGAPKVKAMELIGKIEGEKRGCYAGAVGHWSYDGKSMDTCIALRTMVYKNGIAYLQAGGGIVFDSNEYDEYIETMNKMKANHNTILEAEKYWAEKVGSL is encoded by the coding sequence ATGAAGTTAGACATACAGCCATCGTTAGCATCCTTAAAAGACTACATTAAAGAAAACGATCCTGCTCAGCATGTAAACATGTATCCTATTTATGCTTATGTaccagcagcagcagctgAAATAGCTTCTCCGCACATTgcatatttaaaattgtgCAAATTAAACGACCCTAAAAGATCCccatcttttttattggaaAGCGCCGCTGGTAATCAATTAGGTAGGTATTCTTTTATTGGATATAACCCTAAAAAATGCATTAAAACTGGCCCAAACACTGAAAACGGCGAGGTTGATCCACTAATTTTGTTACAACAAGAAATGAGTAAATATAAACTAGCTGAAAATGTTCCTGGGTTACCTGTTTTAAGTGGGGGTTGCATTGGTTATATCTCCTATGACTGTATCAAATATTTCGAGCCAACAACCAGAAACGATGATTTGAAAGATGTTTTACATTTGCCTGAAAGTATACTAATGTTATTTGATACTATTATTGCCTTTGATAATGTTTTCCAGAGatttcaaataatacatAATATTGATATCAGCAGTACTGATAATTTAGCTTCAGTTTATGAGGAAAGTTgtaaaattattcaatCTTTAGCAAACCAGTTATTAGCCCCCGATAACGAGCATAGTTATGAGCCAATTCAAGGTCCAATTAAATTGGATCAAACTTTTACTTCTAATATTGGTCAAGAAGGTTATGAAAACCATGTTGCGCAATTAAAAGGTCATATCAAAAAGGGTGACATTATTCAGGCCGTTCCATCTCAAAGAGTTGCTAGACCAACGAGTTTACATCcatttaatatatacaGACAATTGCGTACAGTTAATCCTTCGCCatatatgttttatattGATTACTTAGACTTCCAAGTCATTGGTGCATCACCTGAATTGTTATGTAAGTCTGactcaaaaaataaagtgaTTACCCATCCTATTGCTGGCACCATTAAAAGAGGTAGGACCACAGAGGAGGACGATCTTTTGGCTGCGGAATTATCATCAAGCCTAAAAGACAGGGCAGAGCATATCATGTTAGTCGACTTAGCGCGCAACGATATCAATAGAGTCTGCAACCCACTATCCACAAGTGTCGATAAATTATTGACAGTGCAGAAATTTTCCCATGTTCAGCATTTGGTCAGTGTGGTTAGCGGTACATTAAGAGAAGATAAAACAAGATTCGATGCATTCAGATCCATATTCCCAGCAGGGACAGTTAGCGGCGCTCCAAAAGTCAAAGCTATGGAGCTAATCGGTAAAATTGAGGGAGAAAAGAGAGGTTGTTATGCTGGTGCAGTTGGCCATTGGTCTTATGATGGTAAAAGCATGGATACGTGTATTGCTTTGAGAACAATGGTCTATAAAAATGGTATAGCTTATTTGCAAGCTGGTGGTggtattgtttttgataGTAATGAATATGatgaatatattgaaaCTATGAACAAAATGAAGGCTAATCATAATACTATTTTAGAGGCCGAGAAGTATTGGGCTGAGAAAGTGGGAAGTTTGTAA
- the PTC2 gene encoding type 2C protein phosphatase PTC2 (similar to Saccharomyces cerevisiae YER089C | PTC2 | Phosphatase Two C (paralog of YBL056W | PTC3)): protein MQGWRMSMEDEHICCLELKPNMTTTTDFKDHVAFYAVFDGHGGSSIAEFSGDNVAKILSKEEAFLKQDYVQSLIDCFLHTDEEILKDQILKMDHSGCTATTILISKLQNRIICANSGDSRTVLSSSGLAKNLSYDHKPTNAGERARIYNAGGFVEMSRVNGNLALSRAIGDFEFKQNADLPPEEQIVTVYPDILEHSINPEQDEFVILACDGIWDCLSSQECVDLIHYGIVYDDSLKSLEDISSKIVDVCCSPDAGGQGIGCDNMSMMIVALLKDGESVDAWFTRIKEKHFNGTSDSDELKQRILPDGTSFVNARKKIFSYYDFEDEDDEENDESTVFQITNPKNDASGNIGGLCRGSNAGLFSSNRRAILEDDDEEEDKKAVSTVKGSKYGSKDGKTKTKGEEDEEEEEEEEDDEANEHSPFTRSNDGKIVLNLDDFLQQNGSLTRDENGMTYIQGHLLSEVLESLVGGTASGKDKVAEKPGQETEEDKSKSKIEEIKEDGDK from the coding sequence ATGCAAGGATGGCGTATGAGTATGGAAGATGAACATATTTGTTGTTTAGAACTAAAGCCTAACATGACCACTACCACGGATTTTAAAGACCATGTTGCGTTTTATGCTGTTTTTGATGGCCATGGCGGCTCCTCTATTGCTGAATTTAGTGGGGATAATGTTGCCAAGATTTTAAGTAAAGAAGAggcatttttaaaacaggATTATGTGCAAAGTTTAATTGATTGTTTCTTACATACAGATgaagaaattttaaaggaccaaattttaaaaatggatCATTCTGGTTGTACAGCAACCACTATTTTGATTAGCAAGTTGCAAAATAGAATTATATGTGCCAATAGTGGTGATAGTAGAACTGTTTTAAGTAGTTCTGGATTGGCTAAAAACTTATCGTATGATCATAAACCAACCAATGCTGGAGAAAGAGCTCGTATCTATAATGCTGGAGGGTTTGTAGAAATGAGCAGAGTTAACGGTAACTTGGCATTAAGTCGTGCTATTGGTGATTTTGAATTCAAACAAAATGCTGATTTGCCACCGGAGGAACAAATTGTTACTGTTTATCCTGATATTTTAGAACATTCCATAAATCCAGAACAAGATGAGTTTGTTATATTAGCTTGTGATGGTATATGGGACTGTCTAAGCAGCCAAGAATGTGTAGATTTGATTCATTATGGTATTGTTTATGATGATAGTTTGAAATCTTTGGAAGATATTTCTTCCAAGATTGTTGATGTTTGTTGTTCTCCAGATGCCGGTGGACAAGGTATTGGGTGTGATAATATGAGTATGATGATTGTAGCATTATTGAAAGACGGAGAGAGTGTGGATGCTTGGTTTACTagaattaaagaaaagcaTTTTAATGGTACTTCTGATAGCGATGAACTAAAGCAGCGTATACTCCCAGATGGTACCAGTTTTGTGAACGctagaaaaaagatttttagttattatgattttgaagatgaagatgacgaagaaaatgatgaaaGTACCGTTTTTCAAATAACCAATCCAAAAAATGATGCTAGTGGTAATATTGGCGGTCTTTGCAGAGGTAGCAATGCTGGTCTATTTTCCAGTAATAGAAGAGCTATTttagaagatgatgatgaggaAGAAGACAAAAAAGCGGTTTCTACTGTTAAGGGCTCCAAGTATGGATCAAAGGATGGTAAGACCAAAACAAAgggagaagaagatgaagaggaagaagaagaagaggaagatgaCGAAGCAAATGAACATAGTCCATTTACTCGCTCAAATGATGGcaaaattgttttaaatttggatGATTTTTTGCAACAAAATGGTAGTTTGACCAGAGATGAAAATGGTATGACTTATATTCAAGGGCATTTATTATCTGAAGTTCTGGAGTCATTAGTAGGCGGTACTGCTTCTGGTAAAGACAAAGTCGCTGAGAAACCTGGCCAAGAGACTGAAGAGGATAAGTCGAAAAGtaaaattgaagaaattaaagaagATGGAGATAAATAA
- a CDS encoding 3'-5'-exodeoxyribonuclease (similar to Saccharomyces cerevisiae YBL055C | 3'-->5' exonuclease and endonuclease with a possible role in apoptosis), whose amino-acid sequence MDSTPPNNSPKYFDIGFNMVDPMYQGIYNGKQKHKPDLLNVLKRCHDTHVYKLLTTGSSIKESKENIKIIKSILNTDTIGDKIALYYTIGVHPCCGNELVIPYSNSTIDNPSNDTENDSIDLSNIQVKRFIQSKFIELYNLISEQLINDEKHFKSVGEIGLDYDRFHYCNEDIQKFVFEQQLKITCLLSSGNSPHKDLPLFLHMRNCCDDFVKILNKFINGFVDYSDELDFQQIIYTKDNNCNAIIDQKSGKLYYKFNPAKKLVVHSFTGSATDLKKLFDLNIANLYIGLNGCSLKNQDILDLLSPADNGNKTQEKNILPLDKILLETDAPWCAIRKTHPSWDLLSPMMNDFPNECYPDLNNWYRSVKPDKPDKLSDEERKTTMTKPRNEPCTMGQVVKVVSEAKKLPFNQVMQRIWQNTCDFYGV is encoded by the coding sequence ATGGATTCTACTCCACCAAACAATTCACCAAAGTACTTCGACATAGGGTTCAACATGGTTGACCCAATGTATCAAGGTATATATAACGGCAAGCAAAAGCATAAACCTGATTTATTAAACGTCCTAAAAAGATGCCATGACACGCATGTCTATAAGTTACTAACAACAGGTTCAAGCATTAAAGAaagtaaagaaaatattaaaattataaaatctattttaaatacaGATACAATTGGTGATAAAATAGCCTTGTATTACACTATTGGTGTTCACCCATGTTGTGGGAATGAACTAGTCATTCCGTATTCTAATAGTACCATAGACAACCCTAGCAATGATACTGAAAATGATTCTATAGATTTATCAAATATCCAAGTAAAGAGGTTTATACAATCCAAATTTATAGAGTTATACAACTTAATATCGGaacaattaataaatgacgaaaaacattttaaatCGGTCGGTGAAATTGGTTTGGATTATGATAGGTTCCATTATTGCAATGAAGATAtccaaaaatttgtttttgaacAACAATTGAAAATCACCTGCTTGTTATCCTCAGGCAATAGTCCACATAAAGACTTGCCCTTATTTTTACATATGAGGAATTGTTGTGACgattttgttaaaatattgaaCAAGTTTATCAATGGATTTGTGGATTATTCCGATGAATTAGATTTCCaacaaattatatataccaAAGACAATAATTGCAACGCCATAATTGATCAAAAATCTGGtaaattatattacaaATTTAATCCTGCTAAAAAGCTAGTAGTTCATTCGTTTACAGGTTCTGCAACGGACTTGAAAAAACTGTTTGATCTTAATATTGCTAATCTATATATAGGTCTGAATGGTTGCTCCTTAAAGAATCAAGATATATTAGACTTATTATCACCTGCAGATAATGGTAACAAAAcgcaagaaaaaaatatattgccACTAGATAAAATACTATTAGAGACCGATGCTCCTTGGTGTGCAATTAGGAAAACACACCCAAGTTGGGATTTATTATCGCCAATGATGAATGACTTCCCAAATGAATGTTATCCCGATTTAAACAATTGGTATAGGTCTGTTAAGCCTGATAAGCCAGATAAGCTTAGTGatgaagaaagaaaaaccaCTATGACTAAACCTAGAAACGAACCATGCACAATGGGACAAGTTGTCAAAGTTGTTTCTGAAGCTAAAAAACTACCCTTCAATCAAGTTATGCAAAGAATTTGGCAAAATACCTGTGATTTCTATGGAGTTTGA